The Leishmania donovani BPK282A1 complete genome, chromosome 3 sequence acacgcacaggcacaggctCACCTGGTACTGCATTCGGGTGCTGACGCGAGGCGCGGAAAAGAtccgccttcttctctcgAGACcacacctcctccctctctcttgctcctTGCGTGTAATGCCGGCATTGTTGTTCCTTCGCGGCTTGCCGTTCTCTCATGTCGCGGTGCTACGCCCGTTTTTttggtgggggggggttcTGCATGCGCGCCATCTACCGCTGTCGCTAGAACCATCCACCTTCGCGCATCCACGAGACAtcgtgtgcgtctcttctTTTCATTTGCCCTTCATAGAGGGCAGCGTGGCAGCGCACTGAAAGCGGAGCGGAGAAGTGGCCGTCGTCTCGCTCACATGGGCAAGTGAGGCACCGAGGTTAGCGGTGGGTGCGGTCGATATAGCACACGCATGCTCGAGAGACCTCtgagacgaagaggaggaggaggagggggattGGTAGGTGGGGgagacggggggggggatcGCCGCGCAGTACGGCGTGCCATCCTTCTGCCCTGctccatctttttttttttggagcTCTTTTGCTTTCTTGTGGGTTGGCGTTGCCGATGGCCGTTCTGttttcgtgcgtgtgctcgcgcgcgctctccggCTCctgcgagagaggagggagggagggagcgcgagcgcgagcgcgagcgagagacggaGCGCGAAAGGGGCGAAGAACAATgcgagcggtgccgcgcacaGGGGGGGGAGCATAGCCAGTGGAGATGGTGGTGGCCCTTGGGGAACGAAGGAGGCAACAGGTACGACACAGCGGTACCTTTCTCCTgcggcccctccccctccccctccctctgcctctctctctctaaaCCCctacgcgcacgcacgccgacgccgagcTACGAGCAACGCCCTCATGCCTTCGCCCTTCCTCGTTGCTTCATCATCAGTGTGTTCCCCTGTTTTAGTTCGTGTGCACGTACTTGCGCgtctatatatatataatcttttttgttgtttcgcCTTGATCCCTTGCAagcgtcttcctcttcctttcttcaccccctcccccccccctcccccacatacagcacacacaaacaccccctcctccttcgacgttgctgctctcgcgAATACAGATAAGGTATAGGTATGTTATATATTGTGtgcagggaggaggcgggggcgggcTCTTCTCCTGGCCATAAACCCCACCagcccttcccctcccctcccaaGCGAAACTAAAAACGTGCATCCTCACGGCATGTGTGAAGAGGGGGACGGTGTGCAAGACGtaccacacgcacacgtccgtgtgcatgtgtgtgtgtgtgtgtgtgttggtcgTGACGtgtcctctctcttccccttaGCCCTTacctcgccgctgtcgttgtCCTCGGTGCGTGTCTTGGAAAAATATAGATATATGGTgtgcacatgcatacatatgtatgcatgtgttTGCCTCCCAATGCTCAGCCTGCTTCCTCCGTTTGCTTtacgttttctttttcgcgcgcgcgcgcgcgtgtgtgtgtgtgtgtgtgcacgcgcgaTGCATagccaagaaaaaaaaaaaacgaagcgCGCAAATTcgtttcctttcctttctgttTGCCTTCAAGACGAAACCGGTCATTGCATCGAGCAGCCGACACGAGGCACATCCCACCCtacccgcccacccaccccaccgaCAGACAGGCACGCATACACCTCTGCACGGAGGCCAGTAAGGAAGGGGTAAGAGGGGTTCTCCATTTCGTTCGCTCTTGCTCGCgctcagccgccgcagcgtagcggctgcgccaccgctcacctcacgtctgtgtgcgtggcctttggtgcgtgcgcgcgtatgtgtgaTGGGGTGCTCGGCATGCACGCAGCGAATATAGAGGTGAATGCCTttacatatatatgtatacgcCTATACATATGGTTGTGTTCTCTGCCTGCCCGTCCTTCTCACGAACTCCTCAAACCTCCTTCCTCACCGACCCCCGCCCCTTCTCCACCCCCAaacgcctccctctcctgctgGCTTGACATGATGatatgcgcacacacacgtgcccACAAGCTTGTGTATttctcccccgccccctccctccctagCTGTAGAACACGTCGTCAAGTCACAGagttctccccctccccccgtttCCCTCACGAAGAGCGCCCACAAACAACATAAAGACGCAGCGCACTTCGCTGTTTTGGGAGGAAAGGCCTGACATTGGTGGATCATCGACGTCTGTGACGCCCACATCCGTTTTCGCCGAGCTcccgcgtcgctgcctctctctccctcgcttcttcctcctcctctggtGTGGTGTCGCTTCAGGAACGGGCAGCACGgacacgcactcgcacggCGCTAGCATAGCATCTCCTCTGCGCCCGCCTGTATTCCTTCCCTGAAGAATGCCGCTCGACAACAAagagccgcaccgccgcggagccgcggatgctgcgcagcagccgtcaGGGTCTGTCAAACCCAAGACGCCATCAAACACAGTGCTGGCGTTCGCGttgcgggaggaggagaaccaCATCGACGATGCTGCGCTCGTCGCCGCTATGGATGACGAAAACGCCgacccgctgctgcacccggCCCAGACCCGCGCGCTCTCCCACAtcgagcagcgcgaggaAAACCGCTTGCGCGGTGATCCGTGGCGCTTCGCGGTGGCGCCCATCTTCTGCCTGCTCTCCATCTCCAACGCCATGCAGTGGATCGCCTTCTCGCCCATTGTGGATGAGGTGCGCACGTACTTCCACATGAACGCGACACAAGTGAACTTCCTGGCCACCACCTACGTGATCGCCTacgtcgtcatcgtcttcCTCAGCTGCAAGCTGTACGAGGTGACCGGCATCAAGATTGGCGTCTTGattgccgccgcggcgaacgcgctcggtgcgctgctgaagaTTATCGCCCTCTACGCGTGGCCCAACGCGGCCCTGCTGTACCTCGCGCAGGTCTCCAACAGCTTCACGGAGGTGCTCACAATCGCGACGCCTCCGCTCATATCGAACCGCTGGTTCccggagaaggagcgcatGGTGGCGAACACCGTCATGTCCTCGGCGCTCAATTTCGGGTGCGGTATCGGCGTCCTCATCCCGACCTTCTTCGTGGGCCCGGATAAGCAGTCGAAGAAGCACTTCGGCAACTTCTTCTGGTTTCACTTCGCCTacgcggcgctggtgctcgctctcgtcgtcttcctctttccACGGAAGCCGCGCTACGCCGCCAGCCACgtcgcggcgcggcagcagaaccgcgaggagcgccgcctgcgcgcgctcgaTCACGTGTtgcaccgccggcacagcgacgaggatgaaGAGTCTGACAACCGGCCGCATCCGCATGTCGGGCAGAAGAAGGGCGTCGCCAAGGGCAAGAATGAGCCTCTCGTAGCCGGCGTGACGGATGCCTGCAAGGAGGGCAGctgcgacgtggcggcggcggcggcgggcaaccagtgcgccagcagcaacggtACCGCTGTGGAGCACGTCATCGACGAGATTCAGGACGCGGAgtcggagagcgagagggaagagCCGGAGGTGCAGCCGGTGAACGTCTTCTCCGTGCTGATGGACTGCTTCCGCGAGTTCCGCAGTAACTGGTCCTTCATTCTCCTTGCCATCAGCTCTGCCGCGGAGCTGGGTCTCATCTGGGGtgtggcgacggtgctgccgcagatGCTGGCCCCGTACGGCATCAGCGAGGCCATGGCCGGCTGGATCGGCTTCCTCAACCTCGTGCTCGGCACCGTCGTCTGCCCCTTCTTTATGCCACTCGTGGACCGCTATGGCCGCCGCTACAAGCTGCTTCTGTGCGCCCTGTCCGTGATGGTGGTGATTGTCATGGTGCtgctcacgctgctgctgcacttcGGCCCCGCCGTGCACGAGAATAGCAAGCACTACGTCACGGCCGTCTTTGTGCTCTGGGGCGGGGTCGCGGGTATCTGCCAGAACTTCATGATGCCGCTCATGTTCGAGTACGTTGTGGAGCTGACCTTCCCCATGGCGGAGAGCACGTCCGCACCGGTTCTGACGTGGACCGCTTGCCTGACGAACTTTCTGCTCACGCTCATCTTCGGTGAAGTGCTGACCGACACGCCCACGGAAAAtaaggcgctgcgcaccttcatcggcgccaccgtcgtctcCTTTATTGGCTGCGTGACCCTCTTCCTCACGAAGCCGTTGACGAAGCGCACGGACTACGAGAAGCGCCAGGCCGAGgccctcgagcagcgcaAGATGCGCCTGCagtcggcggcagcggtagcggcggGCATGAACGGCGCTTGTCTCCATTacgacgtcgacggcgccccAGTCGGCGTGTCAGCGGCGCAGCCCCCGGTGGCGCACCAAAACTCCGCCCACAGCCACCACGACGGTGAGGCCACAAAGGTCAAGAGGGCCTGAGCAGCAAGAGCTGCAGAGGGGACATCCGCGCATGGCACTCACcgcccacgcgcgcgcgcttgtcTCCGACTCGCCCTCTCACCTCTCGCTTCGCCAAACACGCACGGCTCCTGCCATCTTCGCCGTCACGCTGCACGTCTTGGGAGGGGTAACCAACTCGAGAGATGCAGCTCTCAGGGGGAGTGGCACTCTGAAGTtccaagcacgcacgcacacacacacacacacgcatatatatatacataaAAAGAGATGATGAGTGTGTGTTGGACagggtgagagaggagggaggagggcggtgagggggtgggagggaaggaggggagtgGAGGGGCACTGCACACCCatgcggaggtggtgcatCCGCGTCTACGAGCAGACGATTCTTTGGCCCTCTGTCACTGGCGCTTTTCAGTTTTCAACCATCATCACCGAACTGCCACTGCCCAACCGCGCCGTTGCCCTTCTGTTTCCTTCATGGGAATCAGTCGGAGCAGAGAGCAGACGGGCGGGCGACAACGGGCGATGTGCATGCAAGCGCATGGGCGAGAGGCTATCCCCAGCGTGCATCactcaccccacccccacacacacgcaggtaCCCCGTCCGCTTACTCGCCCCTTCACGGTCTTCGACTCGGCTTGACTCTCGCTCTCCGCTTGTTCTGGTCTCTTCATTTTGAATCCCCCTCCTGCCCGCCTCCACTCCCCTTCCTTTCCTATCTCCAGTGTGTTATTTGTTGCTCGCGTGGGGtggtgtgtgcatgtgtatgtatgcatgGCATGGCCGCCTTGTTAGACACCGTCGAAGTTGCGCCATCGGTggagtttgtgtgtgtgtgtgtggggggggaggggggcggtgaGTGGGTGTGGGCGTGCAGATGCATGTTCAACCGTCGGCCAtctggcaccgccgccgtcctcctcccttccacCTCACGTCCTCTGGACGGCGCCTTTTCACCCTTCTCGTCTCGTCCAGTTGGATTAcataatatatatatatatatatcactattattatatatatatatatgtgtgtgtatacatgtttgtgtgtctgtataTGTTCTGTGTAACGCCTCCTtcgcttcgtttttttttctgtggACGTACTCggagacgcacgcgcgcgcaggccgcctctctccctcgctcgctcgctcactCGCTCCTTCGATTTCTTTTTGTGCAGCCGCTCTGCAGAACAGCGAAATGGGGGCGTGTCTCTGCGTGTCTGCCTCATCACTCGGCGCACGATGGCGCACGGACGGCGTGCCTCTGTGTCCAGCGCTTaccgtgcgtgtgtgtcgttgGAGCGTCTTTGGGGTACCGAGCTCGTATCCCTTTCTTCCGTCCGCGTTCTTgtcttctctgtctcttatttttttttcacatGTGCCGTTCTTCGGTTTCGTTGTTTGCGAGGACCCCTaccgccatcgcctcccGCGGCACTCCGCGCTGGTAGCGGCTTCGCGATGTCGGCAGGTTCTGCTCGATGCTGATGTGGTCTTTTTCGCAGTTTTGCTTTGTTTCTTttggggagggaggcacgACAGGGTGGCGGCATGAGacgcgcccccctcccccctttctctctctccctccctccccatcACCCCGTCGCCGCAGGCCCTTTACTGCCCGTCTTTAGCGCTCGTTTCtgtacacgtgtgtgtgtgtgtgtgtgtgctctctctatatacatgtatatatggAGTTCTTtagtgcttgtgtgtgtgcgtgtgtgtgagggagggaggaggggggacggTGTGTCGGTGGGTgggtgtctctctctctctgcccatgtttctctctgtgtgtccACGCCATGGCCCGCTGGGTCGTGTATAGAACCTAAATCCCCTCCTCTGTCTATTAACGACCTCTTTCCTGTGCGCGTCGGCGGATGCAACACTTCGACTCTCTGACACAGAGTCGAAAACCCTCTTTCTGCTTGCGCAGTTCCTGAACTTGCGGaaccgccgctggtgcccTCGTGgatgtgtatgtatgtgtgtgtgtgtgtgtttgtgtgtggatgtgtaCACGTTTtcaggagggagaggagggtgccgcggcgcatcTGTTTGTGGCCATGTGTTTCGCTCAGCCTGCGTCTTGAGCAAGTAGATGCTGAAGATGATGGAAGGTGGtagagcgcgtgcgcgcagacaAGTGTGCTTGCATGTGTACACAAAGAGCCCCATAATGAAGGAGAACAATTAACAACGCGAGGGCATCTCTTCAGAAAAGTAATGCTGAGGGCATACAGGCAGAAAGACAGACACACGTACGCGAATACATGATCGGCACCTGCTCTGCCGCTGAtctgcggcggaggcaggtgcagaaaacgaaaagggggTGATGGTCGTGCGCTTGAtggggaaagaggagggagggctgTGCTATAGGCGGGGCCCACAGGTAGCTCGCTGCAACTCCTAGCgggcccctcccccgccgACTGATGTGCATCATTCGACGAAGTGGCTTCCCatctcgcctcctcctcgtatACGGAGACGTCATTTCTTCGTTCCTGTTAGGTGGAtgccccttctctcttcccctccctctctctctctctctggtgcGGTGGctggaggagaggggtggcAGTGCTGCGACCGCGTGCGTATTGCCCTGCCAAGACCGCatcccacgcacacgcacgcttaTACTTGCTCTGAAAAacggccacacacacacacacactcgacGGCCCATCGCTCCATCGCAAGAGCGGAACGAATGCGAAAAGGCCCACCAAGAGTTAAGCCGAtatcgccgctgccgcagcagcagcagcagggctcctcgcaagcgcgcacgcgcacgcgcaaacAGACACATAGAATCACCAGTCACTGATATTCTCTACAGATTCTCTCGCGCATGCGGACGTGCGCATAGACCGATTTCGCAAACGCACTCACGCCACGCACCATCATCGcccgcgcgcacactcagagaaagagaaagaggcaggCCGCTAGATACGCAGAGTCGTCGCTGCCTTTGTACGTCTACGCGAACAACACACGCCGACGGACGGACGAGtagacagacagacagacagacaggcgCGCACAGAAGGGCGCCATGCCGAGGCTGCACGCCATCTCGCAGGGTATGTGGCATCACAttcagcaacagcagcagcagcaacgtcCGGCACGGCAGATGCAACTTGCTGAGCCGAACATCGGCGGCGTCccggcgcagctgtcgcCGATGGCAACGCCGGCCCCCACACGAGTGCGaatggtgtgtgtgcaggaAGGCGAAAACAGAACGGTACTGGTGCAGGAAAGCCCCCGCATCGACCACACTCAGAAATCGCACTCACAGCAGCCACATCCGGATTCAGAGGAGTCCCACGTACGCTCAGCTGCGCGCTTgatgcaccgcagcggcaggacaGCGCTACCACTGCCGCATGGCGCGCTCACAAACTCGGAGGTGGCTGTCTGTGGCGATGATGCAGAAAATGGTTTCCacagaagaagagagcggcgacCGCGGTTACCCTCACCACGAACCTCGCGCACGCTGGAGGAGTTGTTTAACGAGGAGCTGATtgcagaggagcagcgcgtggCGCTCTTGTCGGCGCACCAGCTCACCATTACGGCGGGAGAAGAGGATCTGTTCTCGAAAGCTCCGACTCGCTCGTACAGCAGCATCGTGGAAGCCGGGCAGCGGGTCATGGCGATGACGAACGCGTCCAGCCGAACCACGCGGCGTCAGTGTACGGtcgacgcgccgctgccaacgCCTAGCGAGGCTAGTGCGGTGGTGGAAGCTGTGCCTCACACGTGCCTGGAGCCGCTGCGGGTGTGGCTGCCAAGGCGCGTGGAAGCGCTTTCCGCGCTGACATGTGAGGGCAGTCCGCCAATCACGCGCGTCGCGGCGAGCGGCGACCGCAGCCAAGCGCGAACTCGCGCAGGCGACGGTGATGACGGCTTCCCAGTCGCTCTGTGGCGCCGCACACCGTGCAgcacaccgccgcgcgcagGGGTGGCAATGGCCGATGCAGACGGCGCACCtacgtcgctgctgtcgtctCCGCACTGGTGCGTGACGGCTTATGAGCCGCTGAGCCTGTCACtaccggcgacggcgcggtgTGCCGACGGCGATAGTGAAGGGCCGGTGCTTCAGCAGGCACCTatcagcaccaccacccttACTCATCTCAGCAGCACTGTGGACAGCAGCATTCtgggccgcagcggcgctcgcgaAGGCGATGACGCGGTGAACGGCGCGGAAGACGATGAagaggctgctgcggtgggtGCCTGCCGTGATCATCGTCCACCCACAGCGATGGCGTCAGCGCACGGCTCAGCACCCACTACCACGGCGGTGACGCGGGTGTACTGGggtgctgctccaccgtTGAGAGGGATGGCGCCGAGTGTTctgcaccacggcggcgcgagTGGCATGGGTGCTGATGGCGATGCTGGTGatgcaggcggcgacggtgcggccTTCGCAGGCCGCAGGAGCTCTGGTCAGAACATTCTCAGCAGTGTGCAAGGCGGCGCAAGGGGCTATGATGGCGTTGGCGCGCGTCCTTcacgcagctccgccaccgctgcagttGATCGCCATGAGCCGTTCTGTGAGCTGCCATCTTCGCTGTTGCCCGTGATGCGCCGGCGACCACCCGCCGTCCCGGGCCCcgacgcgtgtgtgccgccgcagtcgaTGGAGCTGCGGATCACCCTTCCCTGGTTGCTGCACACCTCCACGCTTCCGCCGGTTGCGGCCGAAGTGCTGGCACGCTGTCTGGGGGCACACATCAGAGCGCATCTGCGACCAGAGGGGGCAGCGCAGTGGAGGCAGGATGGTGCGTGCCGCCCTCGACTCAGCGGGACATGCGCACCGGggcctgcagcggcacgtCCACAGCCCATGTCTTCACGGAGGGATGACCCACCGCCGTGCTGGGTGGCGGCCTTTGCGTACACGGAGGGGATTCAGATGTACGCGACGAATCACGCCGCGTCCCTCGTCCACGCCAAGGAGAGCACCGAAGGGTTCGAGGCGTCTCGCGATTACCAGGCAAGCCCGCGTCACGACCCTTGCGGTCTCGCCCCAGAGGCGCCGCTAGAACGCATCTCCTGGCCTGCGTGGGTGCCGGATGCGCAGACGAGTGTCCGCATGCTCGCCGCGCTCACCTCGGGTGCCTTCCAGCTGATCGAGGCGATCGCGCGAGCCCTCGGCcaggcggccgctgctggcaactgttctgctgctgctgcgctggcagACATGGATACAGCGGAAGAAGGCAACACTGAAGCCCGCAGTGTCCGAAGGTCCGCATGCAACGCAGGAGGTCAGCTGCACATCGGCGGTGGCACGTCACGCTCCTCCACGACGCTCTCTCGAGATCCCGCCACCGTGCTGCATCAGTTTCATGTCTTCTCTGAGGCCATCTTCGGTGATGCGGCCAACAAGCGTCTTTGCCGACATGTCCGCGATCGCCTCCCGCTGCACGTGCAGGACTTGAGCGAGTTGTTGAGTCGGCcgtggtgcggcggcgcaagggaagacgaggacggcgatgtggccaccaccacaactgccgtcgccgctacCGGCGTGTGGCGTGCTCGCTGCCCCTCCATGCTGGATCTTGTGCACCACCTCGCCCGTGCGTGGATGGCGGAGTGCTTTACCGGCCTGGCGAACCGGCTGCACGCGTTCCTGACCACCCACGATCCCGGCGTCGTGTTCGACCTCATCAGTGCACGTGCgaacgacagcgacgacgccgtgCCCCATGACAGCCTCTGCAACTGTGCGAGGCTGCTGAAGAGGATGTGTGCCGAGGAGTGTGGTGAGAACGCCTGTGCGCATCAGCGGGGTCCCGCTCCGGCGCGCGAGCGGCACTGCGACCAGCGCGAACGCCATGACTGCTCAGTTCACTCGCGCGCAGTGCCGGGAGCCGCGACCGCAGCCGCGTCGGTGCTCCCGCCACATGCGTTGATCTACCGAGGCGTCGCAGAGTTCACCCACGGGCCTCTGCAGCGGTgggagcggtggtggtggtcacCGTCGTCGACCCCTGCCGCACATTCCCTGGCCACCAACACTACTGACAGCGTCGTGGCCATGCAATGGTCAACTCACGTCAACTACGCCACCGTGCGCTCCCTCCAGTGGGTGCTACGCCACCCTctcgacgcgcacgcggtcGCAGATGGTGCGCGGCAGTCCGCATCGAACCTGGCTGCTGTCACGGACATgcgggcgctgctggagctgctaACATtgatgccgccgctcctggacacgacggcgctgctgatgtacgaggcggaggcggtgctaCGCGGCGCCTGCGCTTGCGTGATGGGAAACGCCGGCGatcgcggtggcggtggtacGGCGATCATGACGAGCGGCGCGCACAGCCACAACGCTATCACCACCGGCATCCGagcaacgccgtcgcgcgcCGCGACGCAAGGGTTCCACGCGTACTACCGCGTCTTCCTCGGACTTGTGTGCTACGGTGCAATGCAGCTGAGCGACGCTGAGggcatggcgctgctgtcacggccgcggctgcagccaACGGGCGTGGAGCcctcgacggcagcgccccACCACCGTGACGCTGCATCGCCTT is a genomic window containing:
- a CDS encoding MFS transporter, putative, coding for MPLDNKEPHRRGAADAAQQPSGSVKPKTPSNTVLAFALREEENHIDDAALVAAMDDENADPLLHPAQTRALSHIEQREENRLRGDPWRFAVAPIFCLLSISNAMQWIAFSPIVDEVRTYFHMNATQVNFLATTYVIAYVVIVFLSCKLYEVTGIKIGVLIAAAANALGALLKIIALYAWPNAALLYLAQVSNSFTEVLTIATPPLISNRWFPEKERMVANTVMSSALNFGCGIGVLIPTFFVGPDKQSKKHFGNFFWFHFAYAALVLALVVFLFPRKPRYAASHVAARQQNREERRLRALDHVLHRRHSDEDEESDNRPHPHVGQKKGVAKGKNEPLVAGVTDACKEGSCDVAAAAAGNQCASSNGTAVEHVIDEIQDAESESEREEPEVQPVNVFSVLMDCFREFRSNWSFILLAISSAAELGLIWGVATVLPQMLAPYGISEAMAGWIGFLNLVLGTVVCPFFMPLVDRYGRRYKLLLCALSVMVVIVMVLLTLLLHFGPAVHENSKHYVTAVFVLWGGVAGICQNFMMPLMFEYVVELTFPMAESTSAPVLTWTACLTNFLLTLIFGEVLTDTPTENKALRTFIGATVVSFIGCVTLFLTKPLTKRTDYEKRQAEALEQRKMRLQSAAAVAAGMNGACLHYDVDGAPVGVSAAQPPVAHQNSAHSHHDGEATKVKRA